The Microbacterium sp. Root553 nucleotide sequence AGCACTTCACCGCGATCCTGATCAGCCATGACCTGGGCATCGTGCTCGAGGCCACCGATCGGGTCATGGTCATGCACGAGGGACGGATCGTCGAGGACGCGCCGAGCATCGACATCCTCACCAGGCCGCAGGACGAGTACACGCAGATGCTGCTCAGCCACTACGCCGACCCGAGGGCCGAGTCGATCTCGATCCCCGGTTTCGTCGACCTGGGCACGCGCCGACGCGAGGGACGGTCGCGCACCGACGTCACCGAGACGGTGCCGACGGTGTCGCAGCGGGACACACGCCGTGCGGATGCCGCGATCGTCGTCGAGGGCGTGTCGAAGCGGTACCCCGCACCCCGCCGCGGCGAGAAGCCGGTGACGGCGGTCGACGACGTGTCGTTCCGGCTCGAACCGGGTGAGGCGCTCGCCCTCGTCGGGGCGTCGGGCTCGGGCAAGTCGACGATCGCGAAGCTCATCACGGGCGTCGAGAAGCCCACCGACGGCACCGTGCGGTTCGGCGACGTCGATGTGGCGAGCCTCGGCCGCAAGGGGCTGCGCGATCTCCGCAAGGACGTCCAGATGGTCTTCCAGGACCCGTATGCGGCGCTCAACCCGCTGCACACCGTCGAGTACGCCCTCAGCCGTCCGATCCGCAACTACACGAAGCTCCGGGGACAGGAAGCACGGGATCGCATGCTCGAACTCCTCGAGACGGTGGGACTGACACCGGTCGAGCAGTTCGCGGCGAAGCTCCCGCACCAGCTCTCGGGCGGTCAGCGTCAGCGCGTGGTCATCGCGCGGGCGCTCGCCAGCGACCCGCAGGTACTGATCGCCGACGAGCCCGTCTCGATGCTCGACGTGTCGCTGCGCGCGGGCGTGCTCGCCCTGCTCGAGGACCTGCGTGAGCGGTGGGGCATCAGCATGCTCTACATCACGCACGACCTGCTGAGCGCGCGCCTGGTCACCGAGAACATCCTGGTGCTCAACAGCGGACGGGTCGTGGAGCGGGGCGAGACCGCCCATGTTCTGCAGCATCCCGAGGACCCGTACACGGTCCAGCTGCTGGATGCCGTGCCCAACCCGTCACGCATCCGATAATCCGTCATCCACCGACGAACACCTCACCCGACGAACACGAGAGGGGCGCACCTGTGCTCACATTCCCTGACGGCTTTCTCTGGGGCGCCGCGACCGCGGCCCATCAGGTGGAGGGGAACAACACGACCAGCAACTGGTGGACGATGGAGCACGCTCCCGGGTCCCCGATGGTGGAGCCCTCGGGCGACGCCGCCGACCACTTCCACCGGTATCCGGAGGACATGCGGCTTCTCGCCGATGCCGGACTGAACTCGTACCGCTTCTCGCTGGAGTGGGCGCGCATCGAGCCCGAGCGCGGCTTCGTGTCGCGGGCGATGCTCGACCACTACCGGCGGATGATCGACACGGCGCGCGAGAACGGGCTCGACCCGACGGTGACCCTGATGCACTTCACGGTGCCGCAGTGGTTCCAGAAGGACGGATTCTGGCGGGCGGATGATGCGGTCGACCTCTTCTCGCGCTACGTCGAGACGGTGCTGCCGATCCTCGACGGCGTGACCTACGTCTGCACGATCAACGAGCCGAACATCGCGGCGATGCTCGCCGGGGGAGAGGATGCGGCCAACCTCGTCGCGTTCGGTCTGCCGAACCCCGACCTCGCGGTGGCCGACACCCTGCTCGACGCGCACCACCGGGCATCCGAGATCCTGCACTCCGTCCCGGGCGTGCAGGCGGGATGGACGATCGCGACGCAGGCCTTCCACTCCACCGGCGAGCCCGGTGCCGACGAGATGCTGGCCGAGTACGGCGACCCTCGCGATCACTGGTACCTCGACCAGTCCGCGGGAGACGACTTCGTCGGTGTGCAGGCGTACACGCGCACCTTCATCGGCCCCGAGGGCCCTCGCCCGGTCGCGGACGATGTCGAGACGACGCTCACCGGGTGGGAGTTCTTCCCCGAAGCGCTCGAGATGGGCGTGCGCAGTGCGTGGGAGCGCAGCGGAGGGGTGCCGGTGCTCGTGACCGAGAACGGCATCGCGACCGCGGACGACACCCGGCGCATCGCGTACACCCAGGGCGCGCTGGAGGGGCTGCACCGGGCGATCTCGGACGGCATCGAGGTCAAGGCGTATCAGCACTGGAGTGCGCTCGACAACTACGAGTGGGCCAGCGGATTCCGCCCGACCTTCGGTCTCATCGGCTTCGATCACGAGACGTTCGAGCGCGCACCGAAGCCGTCGCTGGCATGGCTGGGAGAGGTGGCCCGCCGCAACGCCCTCTGACGGGGTTACCCTCGGATCATGACCAACCGGAGCGTGACCGACCGGAGCACGATCGAGGAGACCCGCACGCTGCGGGGCGACCGGCGTCGATCGGCGGCCGCCGGGCTGAGCGCGGCGGCCGCCGCGGTCGGCCTGGCGGAGCTCGTCGCCGCCGTCGTGGAACCCAGCGCGAGTCCGTTCGCGGTGATCGGCAGCGGTCTGATCGACCTCGCCCCGAGCTGGGCGAAGGATGCCGCCATCGCCCTGTTCGGCACGGGTGACAAGCTCGCGCTGATCACAGGGATCGCGATCGTCCTCGTCGGCGTCGCCGCGCTCGCCGGCATCCTCGAGCGGCGGCGCGCGGGAGTGGGCGCCACGATCCTCGCCGCTCTGGGCGTGCTGGCGCTGGTCGCTGCGATGATCCGTCCCGGTGCCGGGCCGTTCGCCTGGCTTCCCGGGCTCGTCGCGGGAGCGGTCGCCGTGGTCGCCCTGCGGCTGCTCGTGCGACGGCTGAGTCCCGTGCCGTATCTCCGCCCCGACGCCGAGGAGCGCCGACGGTTCCTGCTGTGGACCGTCGGCGTCGCCGCGACCGGCGTGGTGGCCCTCGTCGTGGGCAATGCCGCGCGGGGTGCGACCCGATCGATCGACGCGGTGCGCACCGCTCTGCGGCTGCCTGCGCCGACCACGCCCGCGCCTGCGGTCGCCGCGAGCGCCGAGCTCGGCGTGCCCGGACTCGCCTCGGTCGTCACCTCGAACGCCGATTTCTACCGCATCGACACCGCGCTGATCGTGCCGCGCCTGGACCCCGCGGACTGGACGCTGCGCATCCACGGCATGGTCGAGCGCGAGGTGCGGATCACGTGGGACGAACTCCTCGCGCTGCCGATGCAGGAGTCCTACGTGACGCTCGCCTGCGTCTCGAACGAGGTGGGCGGAGACCTGATCGGCAACGCCCGATGGCTCGGGCATCCCGTGCGCGAGCTGCTCGCGAAGGCGGGGGTCGACCCCGATGCCGACATGGTGCTGTCGAGGTCGTCGGACGGATTCACCGCGTCGACGCCGATCGAGGCGCTGACCGATGACCGCGACGCCCTGCTGGCCGTGGCGATGAACGGCGAGCCCCTGCCGATCGAGCACGGGTTCCCGGTGCGCATGGTGGTGCCGGGCCTCTACGGCTACGTGTCCGCGACGAAGTGGGTGACCGAGCTCGAGGTCACCCGGTTCGATCGCGCGACCGCGTACTGGACGGACCGCGGCTGGTCCGAGCGTGGGCCCGTGAAGCTGCAGTCCCGCATCGACGTGCCCCGACCTGGGCAGCGGATCGACGCCGGCGATGCGGTCGTCGCCGGCATGGCCTGGCAGCAGCACGTCGGCATCGAGGGCGTCGAGGTGCGCATCGATGAGGGGCCCTGGAGTCGCGCCGAGCTCTCGACGCCGATCTCGCCCGACACCTGGGTGCAGTGGCGCCTGCCGTGGGCGGCCGAGAGCGGCATGCACACCATCGAGTGCCGGGCGCTGAGCGCCGACGGCGAGACCCAGACCTCGGAACCGGCGGGTGTCGTGCCCGACGGCGCGCAGGGGTGGCATCGCATCCAGGTCTCGGTGGCGTGAGCGCCGTTCCCGACGGCGTAACGCCCCCCGGCATCCCGCCTAGAATTGTGCCCATGCCCGCAGGCGACTCGTTCTACATCACCACGCCCATCTACTACCCCTCCGATGTCCCGCACATCGGCCACGGGTACACGTCGGTGGCGGTCGACGCGCTCGCGCGCTGGCACCGCCAGGGCGGCGACGACACGTGGATGCTCACGGGCACCGACGAGCACGGCCAGAAGATGCTGCGGGCGGCGGCGGCGAACAACGTCACCCCGCAGGAGTGGGTCGACAAGCTCGTCACCGAGTCGTGGTTCCCGCTGCTGGAGACCCTCGACGTCGCCAACGACGACTTCATCCGCACCACCCAGGAGCGCCACGAGACGAACGTGCAGACGTTCTTCCAGCGCCTCTATGACAACGGGTACATCTATGCGGGCGAGTACGAGGCCCTCTACTGCGTGGGCTGCGAGGAGTTCAAGCCGGAGTCCGAGATCGTCGACGGGACCGGCCCCTTCGAGGGGCTCAAGGTCTGCGCGATCCACTCCAAGCCCCTCGAGCTGCTGCAGGAGAAGAACTACTTCTTCAAGCTCAGCGAGTTCCAGGACCGTCTGCTCGAGCTGTACCGGACGCAGCCCGATTTCGTGCGCCCCGATTCGGCCCGCAACGAGGTCGTCTCCTTCGTCAGCCAGGGACTCAAGGACCTCTCGATCTCGCGCTCCACGTTCGACTGGGGCATCCCGCTCCCGTGGGACGAGTCGCACGTCATCTACGTGTGGGTCGATGCGCTGCTCAACTACGCCACCGCCGTCGGGTACGGCGCCGACCAGGCGACGTTCGACCGTCGCTGGCCCGCGTACCACGTGGTCGGCAAGGACATCCTGCGCTTCCACGCGGTGATCTGGCCCGCGCTTCTCATGGCCGCAGGGCTCGAGGTGCCCCGCGGCGTCTTCGCGCACGGCTGGCTGCTCGTGGGTGGCGAGAAGATGTCGAAGTCCAAGCTCACCGGCATCGCCCCGACCGAGATCACCGACGTCTTCGGCTCCGACGCGTACCGCTACTACTTCCTGTCGGCGATCGCCTTCGGACAGGACGGCTCGTTCTCCTGGGAGGATCTGTCGGCCCGCTACCAGTCCGAGCTCGCGAACGGCTTCGGCAACCTCGCCTCGCGCACCATCGCGATGATCGAGAAGTACTTCGCCGGAGCTGTCCCCACGGCCGCCGAGTACACCGCGCGTGATCTGGAGATCCAGAAGATCGTCGCGGATGCCGCCTCCAACGCGGATGCCGCGGTCGAGCAGTTCCGCATCGACGAGGCCATCTCGTCGATCTGGACGATCGTCGATGCCCTGAACGGCTACATCACCGAGAACGAGCCGTGGGCTCTGGCACGCGACGACGGGCAGCGCGGTCGCCTCGGCACCGTCCTGTACACCTGCGCCGAGGGGCTGCGTGCGCTCGCCGTGCTGCTCTCGCCGGTCATGCCGCAGTCGACGGAGAAGCTCTGGAGCGCCCTCGGTGCCGCCGAGAGCCTCGGACGTCTGCAGGATCAGCCGATCCGCGAGGCGGGGGCGTGGGGGGTGCTGCGCCCGGGAACGAGCGTCCACGCACTCGCGCCGCTGTTCCCGCGCGTGGAGACCACCGCCTGAGCCTGGCCCCATGACCTAC carries:
- a CDS encoding ABC transporter ATP-binding protein, with the protein product MEDSGILLDVQDLSVEYASPGTKPVTAVESVSFSLRRGEFVGLVGESGSGKSTLGFALTRLQKPPARISGGRILFDGRDIRELNAEELRRQRQGGFAMVLQSGMNALNPVRTVGNHFRDIFAAHGHVPQKDREARAEELIGKVGLDRSVLARYPSELSGGMRQRTSIALALSLEPQLMVFDEPTTALDVLVQHAVMDTIKDLQRSEHFTAILISHDLGIVLEATDRVMVMHEGRIVEDAPSIDILTRPQDEYTQMLLSHYADPRAESISIPGFVDLGTRRREGRSRTDVTETVPTVSQRDTRRADAAIVVEGVSKRYPAPRRGEKPVTAVDDVSFRLEPGEALALVGASGSGKSTIAKLITGVEKPTDGTVRFGDVDVASLGRKGLRDLRKDVQMVFQDPYAALNPLHTVEYALSRPIRNYTKLRGQEARDRMLELLETVGLTPVEQFAAKLPHQLSGGQRQRVVIARALASDPQVLIADEPVSMLDVSLRAGVLALLEDLRERWGISMLYITHDLLSARLVTENILVLNSGRVVERGETAHVLQHPEDPYTVQLLDAVPNPSRIR
- a CDS encoding glycoside hydrolase family 1 protein: MLTFPDGFLWGAATAAHQVEGNNTTSNWWTMEHAPGSPMVEPSGDAADHFHRYPEDMRLLADAGLNSYRFSLEWARIEPERGFVSRAMLDHYRRMIDTARENGLDPTVTLMHFTVPQWFQKDGFWRADDAVDLFSRYVETVLPILDGVTYVCTINEPNIAAMLAGGEDAANLVAFGLPNPDLAVADTLLDAHHRASEILHSVPGVQAGWTIATQAFHSTGEPGADEMLAEYGDPRDHWYLDQSAGDDFVGVQAYTRTFIGPEGPRPVADDVETTLTGWEFFPEALEMGVRSAWERSGGVPVLVTENGIATADDTRRIAYTQGALEGLHRAISDGIEVKAYQHWSALDNYEWASGFRPTFGLIGFDHETFERAPKPSLAWLGEVARRNAL
- a CDS encoding molybdopterin-dependent oxidoreductase, whose amino-acid sequence is MTNRSVTDRSTIEETRTLRGDRRRSAAAGLSAAAAAVGLAELVAAVVEPSASPFAVIGSGLIDLAPSWAKDAAIALFGTGDKLALITGIAIVLVGVAALAGILERRRAGVGATILAALGVLALVAAMIRPGAGPFAWLPGLVAGAVAVVALRLLVRRLSPVPYLRPDAEERRRFLLWTVGVAATGVVALVVGNAARGATRSIDAVRTALRLPAPTTPAPAVAASAELGVPGLASVVTSNADFYRIDTALIVPRLDPADWTLRIHGMVEREVRITWDELLALPMQESYVTLACVSNEVGGDLIGNARWLGHPVRELLAKAGVDPDADMVLSRSSDGFTASTPIEALTDDRDALLAVAMNGEPLPIEHGFPVRMVVPGLYGYVSATKWVTELEVTRFDRATAYWTDRGWSERGPVKLQSRIDVPRPGQRIDAGDAVVAGMAWQQHVGIEGVEVRIDEGPWSRAELSTPISPDTWVQWRLPWAAESGMHTIECRALSADGETQTSEPAGVVPDGAQGWHRIQVSVA
- the metG gene encoding methionine--tRNA ligase, encoding MPAGDSFYITTPIYYPSDVPHIGHGYTSVAVDALARWHRQGGDDTWMLTGTDEHGQKMLRAAAANNVTPQEWVDKLVTESWFPLLETLDVANDDFIRTTQERHETNVQTFFQRLYDNGYIYAGEYEALYCVGCEEFKPESEIVDGTGPFEGLKVCAIHSKPLELLQEKNYFFKLSEFQDRLLELYRTQPDFVRPDSARNEVVSFVSQGLKDLSISRSTFDWGIPLPWDESHVIYVWVDALLNYATAVGYGADQATFDRRWPAYHVVGKDILRFHAVIWPALLMAAGLEVPRGVFAHGWLLVGGEKMSKSKLTGIAPTEITDVFGSDAYRYYFLSAIAFGQDGSFSWEDLSARYQSELANGFGNLASRTIAMIEKYFAGAVPTAAEYTARDLEIQKIVADAASNADAAVEQFRIDEAISSIWTIVDALNGYITENEPWALARDDGQRGRLGTVLYTCAEGLRALAVLLSPVMPQSTEKLWSALGAAESLGRLQDQPIREAGAWGVLRPGTSVHALAPLFPRVETTA